One window from the genome of Candidatus Zymogenaceae bacterium encodes:
- a CDS encoding PQQ-binding-like beta-propeller repeat protein, giving the protein MKRLCLFLAALALTLAPPAVFGDPLTSIGSMFRNRPNHSGYYDDRGVTDVRDVLWKARADGEIVSTPAIWAGVVYVGSDDDHLYAINAHTGVTTWRFRAEDDISSSPAKAGDFVFFGCEDEYFYALDKDTGLEKWRFKTEGNVLSSPVVENDVVYFGSNDDFLYAVEAATGMEKWRFKTEGDVRSSPAVAGGIVFFGSMDDHIYAVDAATGIEKWRFATEGGVHSSPAVVDNVIYFGSDDGCLYALDARTGMSKWRFEAGEKIRSSPAVSGGLVFIGCDNGVLYAVDAKTGASSWQQTTGDAVSSSPAVAGGVVYIGSDDGGLYAFTAVDGAPLWVYRTEDTVRSSPAVRDGLVVFGSSDGFLYGLK; this is encoded by the coding sequence ATGAAACGATTGTGTCTTTTTCTCGCCGCCCTGGCGCTCACCCTGGCACCGCCGGCGGTCTTCGGAGACCCCCTGACGTCTATCGGTTCCATGTTCCGAAACAGGCCGAATCACAGCGGCTATTATGACGACCGGGGTGTCACCGATGTCAGGGATGTGCTCTGGAAGGCCCGGGCCGACGGCGAGATCGTTTCGACCCCGGCGATCTGGGCCGGTGTCGTGTACGTGGGAAGCGATGACGATCACCTCTACGCCATCAATGCACACACCGGCGTCACCACATGGCGCTTCCGGGCCGAGGATGATATTTCCTCATCTCCAGCCAAGGCGGGGGATTTCGTGTTTTTCGGCTGTGAGGATGAATATTTCTACGCCCTCGACAAAGATACGGGACTTGAAAAATGGCGGTTCAAGACCGAGGGAAATGTGCTCTCCTCCCCGGTGGTGGAAAACGACGTCGTCTATTTCGGCAGCAATGACGACTTCCTCTACGCCGTGGAGGCCGCCACCGGCATGGAAAAGTGGCGGTTCAAAACCGAGGGTGACGTGAGGTCGTCCCCGGCCGTCGCCGGCGGGATTGTCTTTTTCGGGAGCATGGACGACCATATATACGCCGTGGACGCGGCCACCGGTATTGAAAAATGGCGTTTCGCAACCGAGGGGGGCGTCCACTCGTCCCCGGCGGTAGTGGATAACGTGATCTACTTCGGTAGCGACGACGGCTGTCTCTACGCCCTGGACGCCCGCACCGGCATGTCGAAATGGCGCTTTGAGGCCGGAGAAAAAATCCGCTCGTCCCCGGCGGTGTCGGGTGGACTCGTGTTCATCGGCTGCGACAACGGCGTCCTCTACGCCGTGGATGCGAAGACTGGGGCATCCTCGTGGCAGCAGACCACCGGAGACGCCGTCTCCTCCTCTCCGGCGGTGGCCGGAGGTGTCGTCTATATCGGATCCGATGACGGAGGGCTTTACGCCTTCACCGCCGTGGACGGCGCCCCGCTGTGGGTCTATCGCACCGAAGACACAGTCCGCTCATCCCCGGCGGTCCGGGACGGCCTCGTCGTCTTCGGAAGCAGCGACGGCTTTCTCTACGGGCTGAAATAA